The following proteins are co-located in the Hydrogenophaga sp. RAC07 genome:
- a CDS encoding winged helix-turn-helix transcriptional regulator produces MSAKDNAAVIQLFDLLESRYAMRVIWALSDGHPQTFRLLQDSVGGVTPNTLNTRIKELRAARLVDHSGHGYRLTPQGAELARRLSDVQQFATKWSHQQARASASATQHQAGA; encoded by the coding sequence ATGAGTGCCAAGGACAACGCTGCCGTGATCCAGCTCTTCGACCTGCTCGAATCACGTTACGCCATGCGGGTGATCTGGGCGCTCTCCGATGGTCACCCGCAGACCTTTCGCCTGCTGCAGGACAGCGTGGGTGGCGTGACACCCAACACCTTGAACACCCGCATCAAGGAACTGCGCGCGGCGCGGCTGGTGGACCACAGCGGCCATGGCTACCGCCTCACACCCCAGGGTGCCGAACTGGCGCGCCGCCTGAGCGATGTGCAGCAGTTCGCCACCAAGTGGTCGCACCAGCAGGCGCGCGCCTCGGCCAGCGCCACGCAGCACCAGGCCGGCGCCTGA
- a CDS encoding MarR family winged helix-turn-helix transcriptional regulator translates to MPETSTANAMRRPRGPRKKDATDGLLGEATTANGPGEAPEIDTSYLETLLGYNARRAALTIIALFLRRMAPYDLRPVDFSVLTVVAHNPGVTSRQICAALDILPPNLVGMVKALHKRGLIERQPHPTDRRAQGLHLTLAGQRLHIQAQKTATDLEQEATHSLTPAELQTLSSLLRKVYRRPGA, encoded by the coding sequence ATGCCCGAGACCTCCACCGCCAACGCCATGCGCCGCCCCCGCGGACCGCGCAAGAAGGACGCCACCGACGGCCTTCTGGGCGAAGCCACAACCGCCAACGGGCCAGGCGAGGCACCCGAGATCGACACCTCGTACCTGGAGACCCTGCTCGGCTACAACGCCCGGCGCGCAGCGCTCACCATCATTGCGCTGTTCCTGCGCCGCATGGCGCCGTACGACCTGCGCCCGGTGGATTTCTCGGTGCTCACCGTGGTGGCACACAACCCCGGCGTGACCTCGCGCCAGATCTGTGCGGCGCTGGACATCCTGCCGCCCAACCTGGTGGGCATGGTCAAGGCGCTGCACAAGCGCGGCCTCATCGAGCGCCAGCCCCACCCCACCGACCGCCGCGCCCAGGGCCTGCACCTGACCCTGGCCGGCCAGCGCCTGCACATCCAGGCCCAGAAGACCGCCACCGACCTGGAGCAGGAAGCCACGCATTCGCTCACACCGGCCGAGCTGCAGACGCTCAGCAGCTTGCTGCGCAAGGTCTACCGCCGCCCCGGCGCCTGA
- the grpE gene encoding nucleotide exchange factor GrpE yields the protein MSQDNQPDDKASPDTGAPMSPEEAMAAAAVAEAEAMNALSHEVATLKAQNADLAEQFLRAKAEAENTRRRAEEEISKSRKFAVESFAESLLAVADSLEAGLAITEATREQLREGSEATLKQLKSALERHRVLEINPASSTKFDPHQHQAISMVPAEQEANTVVSVLQKGYSIADRVLRPALVTVTAPK from the coding sequence ATGAGCCAAGACAACCAGCCCGATGACAAGGCCTCCCCGGACACCGGTGCACCCATGAGCCCCGAAGAGGCGATGGCGGCTGCCGCGGTGGCCGAGGCCGAAGCCATGAACGCCCTGAGCCACGAGGTCGCGACCCTCAAGGCGCAGAACGCCGATCTGGCCGAGCAGTTTTTGCGCGCCAAGGCCGAGGCCGAGAACACCCGCCGCCGCGCCGAGGAAGAAATCAGCAAGTCGCGCAAGTTCGCGGTGGAAAGCTTTGCCGAGAGCCTGCTGGCCGTGGCCGACAGCCTCGAAGCCGGTCTGGCCATCACCGAGGCCACGCGCGAACAGTTGCGCGAAGGGTCTGAAGCGACGCTCAAGCAGCTCAAGAGCGCACTGGAGCGCCACCGCGTGCTGGAAATCAACCCGGCGAGCTCCACCAAGTTCGACCCGCACCAGCACCAGGCCATCAGCATGGTGCCGGCGGAGCAGGAAGCCAACACCGTGGTGAGCGTCCTCCAGAAGGGCTATTCCATTGCCGATCGCGTGTTGCGCCCGGCCCTGGTCACGGTCACCGCACCCAAATAG
- a CDS encoding fumarylacetoacetate hydrolase family protein: protein MKLFRHGPAGAEKPGLIDASGTLRDLSGVVADIHPATLGRDSMARLAALDPTGLPAVPPGTRFGACVGGVGNVIGIGLNYADHAAEAGLKPPGQPIVFNKHSGAICGPNDDVWLPPGAQKLDWEVELGIVIGRRAFHVSEDDALDFVAGFCLVNDVSERAYQMELEGQWAKGKSYPTHCPVGPWLVTPDELGDPQDVDLWLDVNGERRQTGNTRTMIFGVKSIVSYLSRFMALQPGDVIPTGTPPGVGMGHKPPVYLKAGDVVTLGARGLGEQRQVVVASPAG from the coding sequence ATGAAACTCTTTCGCCATGGACCCGCGGGTGCCGAGAAACCCGGTCTGATCGACGCCAGCGGCACGCTGCGCGATCTCTCGGGGGTGGTGGCCGACATCCACCCGGCCACCCTGGGGCGTGATTCTATGGCCCGGCTGGCCGCGCTCGATCCGACCGGCCTGCCCGCGGTGCCACCCGGCACCCGTTTCGGCGCCTGCGTGGGCGGCGTGGGCAACGTCATCGGCATCGGTCTGAACTACGCCGACCACGCGGCCGAGGCCGGGCTGAAGCCGCCTGGCCAGCCCATCGTGTTCAACAAACACAGCGGTGCCATCTGCGGTCCCAACGACGATGTGTGGCTGCCACCGGGCGCGCAGAAGCTCGACTGGGAGGTGGAACTGGGCATCGTGATCGGCCGCCGCGCCTTCCACGTGAGCGAAGACGATGCGCTGGACTTCGTGGCCGGCTTCTGCCTGGTCAACGACGTGTCCGAGCGCGCCTACCAGATGGAACTTGAGGGCCAGTGGGCCAAGGGCAAGAGCTACCCCACGCACTGTCCCGTCGGCCCCTGGCTGGTGACGCCCGACGAACTGGGCGATCCGCAGGACGTGGACCTGTGGCTGGACGTGAACGGCGAGCGCCGCCAGACCGGCAACACCCGCACCATGATCTTTGGCGTGAAGAGCATCGTGAGCTACCTCAGCCGTTTCATGGCGCTGCAACCCGGCGACGTGATTCCCACCGGCACACCTCCCGGCGTGGGCATGGGGCACAAGCCGCCGGTGTACCTGAAGGCGGGTGACGTGGTGACGCTGGGTGCGCGTGGCCTCGGGGAACAGCGCCAGGTGGTGGTGGCGAGCCCCGCCGGCTGA